A part of Aegilops tauschii subsp. strangulata cultivar AL8/78 chromosome 2, Aet v6.0, whole genome shotgun sequence genomic DNA contains:
- the LOC141040612 gene encoding uncharacterized protein, with protein MDKQKGNASGKEKEKERTLDSIMKRKLPVSGMQKGNGKGNAAATTRLPRKLTNDSSNVPIAELLYRVKKKPPPRCLPDPTGAGVRAGIAVASGSANYYEREATSSQAMEHDKQAEEDHEEVEEDEEEDDTTRKRLTSGAPVLPTNGALLCEEEKDTLFEVPPGVGDKSDSDGFVDSEEEAFQGDDMSEDGLGLGPTPQEQETVLLSSGEDEARKVQRKSAKKRRGQAPSRSRSAVWTFFNKVKVPSKEGLMELKAQCNYCDNQYAYVQGGSTSSMGRHMDTCKNYKDKVNRDLIQATLFFRKTNATTSGPAVRCIEYDKDLIKEVMAKMICVHEYSFRMVEHKWFNILMKCLNPNYQPIGRKAIRAECMRVFKKERELLQVALKDVDFISLTTDL; from the exons ATGGACAAGCAAAAGGGGAATGCGAGtgggaaggagaaggagaaagagAGGACGTTGGACTCCATTATGAAGAGAAAGTTGCCGGTCTCGGGGATGCAGAAGGGGAATGGGAAGGGCAATGCAGCAGCTACTACACGGCTGCCGAGGAAGCTGACAAATGATTCCAGCAATGTCCCAATCGCTGAGTTGTTGTATAGGGTAAAAAAGAAACCTCCGCCTCGATGTCTCCCTGACCCCACCGGCGCTGGCGTGCGTGCCGGAATCGCCGTTGCCTCCGGCTCCGCAAACTACTATGAGAGGgaggctacatcttcgcag GCAATGGAGCATGATAAGCAAGCGGAGGAGGATCATGAAGAGGTggaagaggatgaggaggaggacgacactactagaaaaaggcttactagtggcgcaccagttttgcctactaatggcgcactactg tgcgagGAAGAGAAAGATACTTTGTTTGAGGTGCCACCTGGGGTTGGTGACAAATCAGATTCAGATGGGTTTGTGGATAGTGAAGAAGAAGCCTTCCAAGGTGATGACATGTCCGAGGATGGTCTAGGCCTTGGTCCTACGCCTCAAGAGCAAGAAACCGTACTTCTTAGTTCGGGTGAGGATGAAGCAAGAAAAGTGCAACGAAAGAGTGCCAAGAAGCGAAGAGGTCAAGCTCCTTCAAGGTCGAGGTCGGCGGTTTGGACCTTCTTTAATAAGGTAAAGGTGCCATCGAAAGAAGGTTTGATGGAGTTGAAGGCACAATGTAATTATTGTGACAATCAATATGCATATGTCCAAGGTGGAAGCACCTCATCCATGGGAAGACATATGGACACATGCAAGAATTACAAGGACAAGGTTAATAGGGATCTCATCCAAGCTACTCTATTTTTTAGAAAAACCAATGCAACAACAAGTGGTCCAGCAGTCCGGTGCATTGAGTATGATAAGGACCTCATCAAGGAGGTCATGGCAAAGATGATTTGCGTCCATGAGTACTCATTTAGAATGGTTGAACATAAATGGTTCAACATTCTCATGAAGTGCTTGAATCCAAACTATCAACCCATTGGAAGGAAGGCAATAAGAGCTGAATGCATGAGGGTTTTCAAGAAAGAAAGGGAGTTGCTTCAAGTTGCCCTAAAGGATGTGGACTTCATTAGTCTGACAACCGATTTGTGA